The following are from one region of the Nicotiana tomentosiformis chromosome 7, ASM39032v3, whole genome shotgun sequence genome:
- the LOC104115725 gene encoding uncharacterized protein, with amino-acid sequence MGVEQPKDSIKEMDWKSLSGTESSESGIGPAVKKRLPKKIRQVPEYYFLPRRSLPYNIAFYGSCIAAGVGAGMLLEVWINKKIKEDGGVIWEFDK; translated from the exons ATGGGTGTCGAACAGCCAAAAGACTCGATAAAAGAGATGGACTGGAAAAGTCTGAGTGGAACAGAAAGTAGTGAATCTGGTATTGGACCAGCTGTGAAGAAACGGCTACCTAAAAAGATTCGTCAAGTTCCTGAGTATTATTTTCTTCCACGAAGATCCTTACCATACAACATCGCCTTTTACGGGTCATGTATTGCTGCTGGTGTTGGTGCAGGAATGCTGCTTGAAGTATGGATCAACAAGAAGATAAAAG AGGATGGAGGAGTCATTTGGGAGTTTGACAAATGA
- the LOC104115727 gene encoding transcription factor bHLH117-like — translation MSNQLTMPKSCKQSPYASSTTRIRRQKLSEKTRSLEKLLPWDKKMDTATMLGEAYKYVKFLQAQVRVLQSMPVLVEGGASSSSSGSEDRNGKSSYVNEVKANGFYGPLARLNRKQHLQVVLNSPVAQTYLYSKGCCVYSAEQLFQLRKIAQRNALYRQTLFYSGIFS, via the coding sequence ATGAGTAACCAGCTCACCATGCCAAAAAGCTGCAAACAATCTCCTTATGCTTCATCTACAACACGAATACGAAGACAGAAGCTAAGCGAGAAAACACGATCTCTGGAGAAGCTGTTGCCATGGGACAAAAAAATGGATACGGCGACAATGCTAGGAGAGGCGTACAAATACGTCAAGTTCCTACAGGCGCAGGTTAGAGTCTTACAGAGTATGCCTGTGCTGGTAGAAGGAGGTGCTTCGTCGTCTTCCTCTGGTTCCGAGGACAGAAATGGAAAATCCAGCTATGTAAACGAAGTGAAGGCGAATGGCTTTTATGGGCCATTGGCGAGACTGAATAGGAAGCAACATTTACAGGTGGTACTGAACTCGCCTGTGGCTCAGACGTATCTGTACTCCAAAGGCTGCTGTGTTTACTCGGCTGAACAGCTGTTTCAGCTCAGGAAAATTGCTCAGAGGAACGCTTTGTACCGCCAAACGCTGTTTTACTCCGGCATATTCTCTTAA
- the LOC104115728 gene encoding transcription factor bHLH117-like, whose translation MERKPLLQPEFNAGEAFLPLMASDEAFINGLYNGLSYQSVLSLSLDHYNHGEEVKPLSLSYFHPSLANDIPYAAAASQMQQSSATFDFSTTRDFPWLKETESILDADQKLKLPKLEPVTDNLQLYPYNNEIFLNEPPFNYFSNSISDDGGLGYGRLPDLRCLEMPNYLDFHLGDSSSTVNRVEPVNSQVLMSNQLTMPKSCKQSPYASSTTRIRRQKLSEKTRSLEKLLPWDKKMDTATMLGEAYKYVKFLQAQVRVLQSMPVLVEGGASSSSSGSEDRNAKSSYVNEVKANSFYGPLARLDRQQLLQVVLNSPVAQTYLYSKGCCVYSAEQLLQLRKIAQRSALYRQMLFYSGMFS comes from the coding sequence ATGGAGAGAAAACCTCTACTTCAACCGGAGTTCAATGCCGGAGAAGCGTTTCTGCCACTTATGGCGTCTGATGAAGCCTTCATCAACGGCTTGTACAACGGCCTGAGCTATCAGTCCGTTTTGAGTTTGAGCCTCGACCACTACAATCACGGCGAAGAAGTGAAACCTCTatcactttcatatttccacccTTCTCTCGCAAACGATATACCATACGCCGCTGCTGCTTCTCAAATGCAGCAAAGTTCGGCGACTTTTGATTTCTCTACTACTCGAGATTTTCCATGGCTTAAGGAGACAGAGAGTATTCTCGATGCTGATCAAAAGCTGAAATTACCGAAGCTGGAACCAGTAACGGATAATCTCCAGTTGTATCCGTACAACAACGAGATATTTTTGAATGAGCCGCCGTTCAACTACTTCTCTAACAGTATCTCCGACGACGGCGGCTTGGGCTACGGCCGTCTTCCAGATCTCCGTTGCCTAGAAATGCCAAACTATTTGGATTTCCACCTCGGTGACTCATCGTCCACTGTAAACCGAGTCGAACCTGTTAATTCACAAGTACTCATGAGTAACCAGCTCACCATGCCAAAAAGCTGCAAACAGTCTCCTTATGCTTCATCTACAACTCGAATAAGAAGACAGAAGCTAAGCGAGAAAACACGATCTCTGGAGAAGCTGTTGCCATGGGACAAAAAAATGGATACGGCGACAATGCTAGGAGAGGCGTACAAATACGTCAAGTTCCTACAGGCGCAGGTTAGAGTCTTACAGAGTATGCCTGTGCTGGTAGAAGGAGGTGCTTCGTCGTCTTCCTCTGGTTCTGAGGACAGAAATGCAAAATCCAGCTATGTAAACGAAGTGAAGGCGAATAGTTTTTATGGGCCATTGGCGAGGCTGGATAGGCAGCAGCTTTTACAGGTGGTACTGAACTCGCCTGTGGCTCAGACGTATCTGTACTCCAAAGGCTGCTGTGTTTACTCGGCTGAGCAGTTACTTCAGCTCAGGAAAATTGCTCAGAGGAGCGCTTTGTACCGCCAAATGCTGTTTTACTCCGGCATGTTCTCTTAA